A stretch of the Glycine soja cultivar W05 chromosome 13, ASM419377v2, whole genome shotgun sequence genome encodes the following:
- the LOC114382615 gene encoding protein CHUP1, chloroplastic-like isoform X1 produces MKQKTPSSPTTARSVLKKQGHKSLQSPPPPPPPRLRASSKAPKSPPEVVNRESISSTRAESVPPDLKNVSRAKRGVVVNKPKLNEEVLGSQKAEEGKIVIVARPRRRVGDFGSRKSEDDDSHGKKKKELLQEKLEVSENLIKSLQSEVLALREELDRVKSLNVELESQNTKLTQNLAAAEAKISNVGIGNNGKKEPIGEHRSPKFKDIQKLIAEKLERSRVKKEGTPEIIFAKASISAPTPSYAVPETISVGRKSPPNTCLQPPPPPPPPITSVGRNSPSNTCLQPPPPPPPPPIPTPPLARLANTQKAPTIVELFHSLKNKDGKIDSKGSVNHQRPVVISAHSSIVGEIQNRSAHLLAIRADIETKGEFINDLIKKVVDAAFTDIEEVLKFVDWLDGKLSSLADECAVLKHFKWPEKKADAMREAAVEYHELKMLEQEISSYKDDPDIPCGAALKKMASLLDKSERSIQRLIKLRSSVTHSYQMYNIPTAWMLDSGIMSKTSNIPSMQIKQASMTLVKTYMKRVTMELESIRNSDRESIQDSLLLQGVHFAYRAHQFTGGLDSETMCAFEEIRQRVPGNLTGSRELLAGIP; encoded by the exons ATGAAGCAAAAAACGCCATCTTCACCGACCACTGCAAGAAGTGTCTTGAAGAAGCAAGGTCACAAGTCCCTGCAGagtcctccaccaccaccaccaccacgccTCAGAGCTTCTTCTAAGGCTCCAAAGTCACCGCCAGAGGTTGTAAACAGGGAATCCATTTCATCAACGAGAGCTGAGTCAGTGCCTCCAGACTTGAAGAACGTTTCAAGGGCTAAAAGGGGTGTCGTGGTGAACAAGCCTAAGTTGAATGAAGAGGTTTTGGGGTCTCAAAAAGCTGAAGAGGGTAAGATTGTTATTGTTGCTAGGCCACGGCGAAGGGTTGGGGATTTTGGTTCGAGGAAGAGTGAAGATGATGACTCTCatggaaagaagaagaaggagttgTTGCAGGAGAAGCTTGAGGTGAGTGAGAATTTGATCAAGAGTTTGCAATCTGAGGTGCTGGCATTGAGGGAGGAATTGGATAGAGTTAAGAGCTTGAATGTGGAGCTTGAGTCTCAGAACACAAAGCTCACTCAGAATCTTGCTGCTGCTGAAGCTAAGATATCAAATGTTGGCATTGGCAACAATGGAAAG AAGGAGCCAATTGGAGAACACCGGAGTCCCAAATTTAAAGATATACAGAAACTCATTGCTGAAAAATTGGAACGGTctagagtaaaaaaggaaggtACTCCTGAAATAATTTTTGCTAAAGCATCAATCTCAGCTCCAACACCAAGTTATGCCGTTCCTGAAACTATAAGTGTAGGAAGAAAATCTCCACCCAATACATGCCTGCAGCCACCTCCACCGCCGCCACCACCAATTACAAGTGTAGGAAGAAATTCTCCATCCAACACATGCCTGCAGCCGCCACCGCCACCGCCGCCACCGCCAATTCCAACTCCGCCTTTGGCAAGATTAGCTAACACCCAAAAGGCCCCTACCATTGTTGAACTATTTCACTCCTTAAAGAATAAGGATGGGAAGATAGACTCAAAAGGATCAGTGAATCATCAGAGACCAGTAGTTATTAGTGCACACAGTAGCATTGTTGGAGAAATTCAGAACCGTTCAGCTCATCTTCTAGCA ATAAGGGCAGACATTGAAACAAAAGGAGAATTCATTAATGACCTTATTAAAAAAGTAGTAGATGCAGCCTTCACGGATATTGAAGAGGTCCTAAAGTTTGTTGATTGGCTTGATGGCAAATTATCATCATTG GCTGATGAGTGTGCCGTCTTGAAGCATTTTAAGTGGCCAGAGAAGAAAGCTGATGCAATGAGAGAGGCTGCAGTTGAGTATCATGAGCTTAAAATGTTAGAACAGGAGATTTCTTCCTACAAGGATGACCCTGACATTCCATGCGGAGCTGCCTTAAAAAAGATGGCCAGCCTATTAGACAA GTCTGAGCGGAGCATACAGAGGCTAATCAAGCTACGGAGTTCAGTCACACATTCATATCAAATGTACAACATTCCAACAGCATGGATGCTTGATTCTGGAATAATGAGCAAG ACGAGTAACATACCATCGATGCAGATAAAGCAGGCTTCCATGACTCTGGTCAAGACGTACATGAAAAGAGTGACAATGGAGCTTGAATCCATTCGGAATTCAGACAGAGAATCCATTCAAGATTCTCTTCTGCTTCAGGGCGTGCATTTTGCATATAGGGCTCATCAG TTTACTGGAGGATTAGACTCAGAAACAATGTGTGCTTTTGAAGAGATAAGGCAACGTGTACCAGGAAACCTAACAGGGTCTCGAGAACTTTTGGCTGGCATACCATAA
- the LOC114382615 gene encoding protein CHUP1, chloroplastic-like isoform X2 has translation MKQKTPSSPTTARSVLKKQGHKSLQSPPPPPPPRLRASSKAPKSPPEVVNRESISSTRAESVPPDLKNVSRAKRGVVVNKPKLNEEVLGSQKAEEGKIVIVARPRRRVGDFGSRKSEDDDSHGKKKKELLQEKLEVSENLIKSLQSEVLALREELDRVKSLNVELESQNTKLTQNLAAAEAKISNVGIGNNGKEPIGEHRSPKFKDIQKLIAEKLERSRVKKEGTPEIIFAKASISAPTPSYAVPETISVGRKSPPNTCLQPPPPPPPPITSVGRNSPSNTCLQPPPPPPPPPIPTPPLARLANTQKAPTIVELFHSLKNKDGKIDSKGSVNHQRPVVISAHSSIVGEIQNRSAHLLAIRADIETKGEFINDLIKKVVDAAFTDIEEVLKFVDWLDGKLSSLADECAVLKHFKWPEKKADAMREAAVEYHELKMLEQEISSYKDDPDIPCGAALKKMASLLDKSERSIQRLIKLRSSVTHSYQMYNIPTAWMLDSGIMSKTSNIPSMQIKQASMTLVKTYMKRVTMELESIRNSDRESIQDSLLLQGVHFAYRAHQFTGGLDSETMCAFEEIRQRVPGNLTGSRELLAGIP, from the exons ATGAAGCAAAAAACGCCATCTTCACCGACCACTGCAAGAAGTGTCTTGAAGAAGCAAGGTCACAAGTCCCTGCAGagtcctccaccaccaccaccaccacgccTCAGAGCTTCTTCTAAGGCTCCAAAGTCACCGCCAGAGGTTGTAAACAGGGAATCCATTTCATCAACGAGAGCTGAGTCAGTGCCTCCAGACTTGAAGAACGTTTCAAGGGCTAAAAGGGGTGTCGTGGTGAACAAGCCTAAGTTGAATGAAGAGGTTTTGGGGTCTCAAAAAGCTGAAGAGGGTAAGATTGTTATTGTTGCTAGGCCACGGCGAAGGGTTGGGGATTTTGGTTCGAGGAAGAGTGAAGATGATGACTCTCatggaaagaagaagaaggagttgTTGCAGGAGAAGCTTGAGGTGAGTGAGAATTTGATCAAGAGTTTGCAATCTGAGGTGCTGGCATTGAGGGAGGAATTGGATAGAGTTAAGAGCTTGAATGTGGAGCTTGAGTCTCAGAACACAAAGCTCACTCAGAATCTTGCTGCTGCTGAAGCTAAGATATCAAATGTTGGCATTGGCAACAATGGAAAG GAGCCAATTGGAGAACACCGGAGTCCCAAATTTAAAGATATACAGAAACTCATTGCTGAAAAATTGGAACGGTctagagtaaaaaaggaaggtACTCCTGAAATAATTTTTGCTAAAGCATCAATCTCAGCTCCAACACCAAGTTATGCCGTTCCTGAAACTATAAGTGTAGGAAGAAAATCTCCACCCAATACATGCCTGCAGCCACCTCCACCGCCGCCACCACCAATTACAAGTGTAGGAAGAAATTCTCCATCCAACACATGCCTGCAGCCGCCACCGCCACCGCCGCCACCGCCAATTCCAACTCCGCCTTTGGCAAGATTAGCTAACACCCAAAAGGCCCCTACCATTGTTGAACTATTTCACTCCTTAAAGAATAAGGATGGGAAGATAGACTCAAAAGGATCAGTGAATCATCAGAGACCAGTAGTTATTAGTGCACACAGTAGCATTGTTGGAGAAATTCAGAACCGTTCAGCTCATCTTCTAGCA ATAAGGGCAGACATTGAAACAAAAGGAGAATTCATTAATGACCTTATTAAAAAAGTAGTAGATGCAGCCTTCACGGATATTGAAGAGGTCCTAAAGTTTGTTGATTGGCTTGATGGCAAATTATCATCATTG GCTGATGAGTGTGCCGTCTTGAAGCATTTTAAGTGGCCAGAGAAGAAAGCTGATGCAATGAGAGAGGCTGCAGTTGAGTATCATGAGCTTAAAATGTTAGAACAGGAGATTTCTTCCTACAAGGATGACCCTGACATTCCATGCGGAGCTGCCTTAAAAAAGATGGCCAGCCTATTAGACAA GTCTGAGCGGAGCATACAGAGGCTAATCAAGCTACGGAGTTCAGTCACACATTCATATCAAATGTACAACATTCCAACAGCATGGATGCTTGATTCTGGAATAATGAGCAAG ACGAGTAACATACCATCGATGCAGATAAAGCAGGCTTCCATGACTCTGGTCAAGACGTACATGAAAAGAGTGACAATGGAGCTTGAATCCATTCGGAATTCAGACAGAGAATCCATTCAAGATTCTCTTCTGCTTCAGGGCGTGCATTTTGCATATAGGGCTCATCAG TTTACTGGAGGATTAGACTCAGAAACAATGTGTGCTTTTGAAGAGATAAGGCAACGTGTACCAGGAAACCTAACAGGGTCTCGAGAACTTTTGGCTGGCATACCATAA
- the LOC114382615 gene encoding protein CHUP1, chloroplastic-like isoform X3, translating to MKQKTPSSPTTARSVLKKQGHKSLQSPPPPPPPRLRASSKAPKSPPEVVNRESISSTRAESVPPDLKNVSRAKRGVVVNKPKLNEEVLGSQKAEEGKIVIVARPRRRVGDFGSRKSEDDDSHGKKKKELLQEKLEVSENLIKSLQSEVLALREELDRVKSLNVELESQNTKLTQNLAAAEAKISNVGIGNNGKKEPIGEHRSPKFKDIQKLIAEKLERSRVKKEGTPEIIFAKASISAPTPSYAVPETISVGRKSPPNTCLQPPPPPPPPITSVGRNSPSNTCLQPPPPPPPPPIPTPPLARLANTQKAPTIVELFHSLKNKDGKIDSKGSVNHQRPVVISAHSSIVGEIQNRSAHLLAIRADIETKGEFINDLIKKVVDAAFTDIEEVLKFVDWLDGKLSSLADECAVLKHFKWPEKKADAMREAAVEYHELKMLEQEISSYKDDPDIPCGAALKKMASLLDKSERSIQRLIKLRSSVTHSYQMYNIPTAWMLDSGIMSKIKQASMTLVKTYMKRVTMELESIRNSDRESIQDSLLLQGVHFAYRAHQFTGGLDSETMCAFEEIRQRVPGNLTGSRELLAGIP from the exons ATGAAGCAAAAAACGCCATCTTCACCGACCACTGCAAGAAGTGTCTTGAAGAAGCAAGGTCACAAGTCCCTGCAGagtcctccaccaccaccaccaccacgccTCAGAGCTTCTTCTAAGGCTCCAAAGTCACCGCCAGAGGTTGTAAACAGGGAATCCATTTCATCAACGAGAGCTGAGTCAGTGCCTCCAGACTTGAAGAACGTTTCAAGGGCTAAAAGGGGTGTCGTGGTGAACAAGCCTAAGTTGAATGAAGAGGTTTTGGGGTCTCAAAAAGCTGAAGAGGGTAAGATTGTTATTGTTGCTAGGCCACGGCGAAGGGTTGGGGATTTTGGTTCGAGGAAGAGTGAAGATGATGACTCTCatggaaagaagaagaaggagttgTTGCAGGAGAAGCTTGAGGTGAGTGAGAATTTGATCAAGAGTTTGCAATCTGAGGTGCTGGCATTGAGGGAGGAATTGGATAGAGTTAAGAGCTTGAATGTGGAGCTTGAGTCTCAGAACACAAAGCTCACTCAGAATCTTGCTGCTGCTGAAGCTAAGATATCAAATGTTGGCATTGGCAACAATGGAAAG AAGGAGCCAATTGGAGAACACCGGAGTCCCAAATTTAAAGATATACAGAAACTCATTGCTGAAAAATTGGAACGGTctagagtaaaaaaggaaggtACTCCTGAAATAATTTTTGCTAAAGCATCAATCTCAGCTCCAACACCAAGTTATGCCGTTCCTGAAACTATAAGTGTAGGAAGAAAATCTCCACCCAATACATGCCTGCAGCCACCTCCACCGCCGCCACCACCAATTACAAGTGTAGGAAGAAATTCTCCATCCAACACATGCCTGCAGCCGCCACCGCCACCGCCGCCACCGCCAATTCCAACTCCGCCTTTGGCAAGATTAGCTAACACCCAAAAGGCCCCTACCATTGTTGAACTATTTCACTCCTTAAAGAATAAGGATGGGAAGATAGACTCAAAAGGATCAGTGAATCATCAGAGACCAGTAGTTATTAGTGCACACAGTAGCATTGTTGGAGAAATTCAGAACCGTTCAGCTCATCTTCTAGCA ATAAGGGCAGACATTGAAACAAAAGGAGAATTCATTAATGACCTTATTAAAAAAGTAGTAGATGCAGCCTTCACGGATATTGAAGAGGTCCTAAAGTTTGTTGATTGGCTTGATGGCAAATTATCATCATTG GCTGATGAGTGTGCCGTCTTGAAGCATTTTAAGTGGCCAGAGAAGAAAGCTGATGCAATGAGAGAGGCTGCAGTTGAGTATCATGAGCTTAAAATGTTAGAACAGGAGATTTCTTCCTACAAGGATGACCCTGACATTCCATGCGGAGCTGCCTTAAAAAAGATGGCCAGCCTATTAGACAA GTCTGAGCGGAGCATACAGAGGCTAATCAAGCTACGGAGTTCAGTCACACATTCATATCAAATGTACAACATTCCAACAGCATGGATGCTTGATTCTGGAATAATGAGCAAG ATAAAGCAGGCTTCCATGACTCTGGTCAAGACGTACATGAAAAGAGTGACAATGGAGCTTGAATCCATTCGGAATTCAGACAGAGAATCCATTCAAGATTCTCTTCTGCTTCAGGGCGTGCATTTTGCATATAGGGCTCATCAG TTTACTGGAGGATTAGACTCAGAAACAATGTGTGCTTTTGAAGAGATAAGGCAACGTGTACCAGGAAACCTAACAGGGTCTCGAGAACTTTTGGCTGGCATACCATAA